A region of Triplophysa dalaica isolate WHDGS20190420 chromosome 20, ASM1584641v1, whole genome shotgun sequence DNA encodes the following proteins:
- the si:ch73-321d9.2 gene encoding uncharacterized protein si:ch73-321d9.2 — translation MTKTFALRRREVVENQPSVQELQERWPALLLLEEINADFLRITTIPLQSRFLASLDRQSYQLLQVIKSKDSGHRHQKRVLKCLIVYLGEDASCLIKEYQADQREEAEKEFEKTTMAVFEIRESDALRRALDISIVIEGVEVLNELPSVACACTMMIGLIYALNLKYPDGLKYTFEAFQKIY, via the exons atgacaaagacgTTTGCCTTACGCAGACGAGAAGTTGTGGAAAACCAACCTAGTGTTCAGGAACTGCAAGAAAGGTGGCCTGCTCTGTTGCTACTAGAGGAG ATTAATGCTGATTTTTTGCGCATCACGACTATACCTTTACAATCAAGATTTTTGGCTTCTTTGGACCGACAGAGCTATCAGCTTCTCCAGGTTATTAAGAGCAAAG ACTCTGGACATAGACATCAGAAGAGAGTGCTGAAGTGCCTTATCGTGTACCTTGGTGAAGATGCAAGCTGTCTGATCAAAGAATACCAG GCTGACCAGAGGGAGGAAGCGGAGAAAGAATTTGAAAAGACCACCATGGCAGTTTTTGAGATCCGTGAAAGTGATGCTCTCAGACGTGCATTGGACATTTCCATTGTCATTGAGGGTGTGGAGGTACTAAATGAGTTGCCCTCTGTTGCATGTGCCTGTACCATGATGATTGGACTCATTTATGCACTGAACCTTAAATATCCTGACGGACTCAAATATACCTTTGAAGCCtttcagaaaatatattaa